The Microcoleus sp. AS-A8 genome segment AAGCGGTTTTCTAATGCAACATCGTAGATTTTCTGCACCGATTTGAGAGTTTTGTAGCGTTCTCCTGCTGGGAGAGTACAGGTGGATACCTCATATCCCACTAACTTTAGGGCTGCGATCGCACGTTCACTATATTTCTTGAATATCACAGGATTGGATACGACCAAAACCTTCTTCCCCAGTTTTAAGCGGCTCATCCACACCCCTACATCATCCAATCCACCAGCCACTACGGCAATCTGATAAGACTGCTCCGGCAAATTCACACCAATCACAGAATCCATTGCGCCTTGACCCCTTCCGATCACTTGTGCGCTGTATTTTATCCCACCCAATGATTCAATGGAGATATATGATTTTTTGTGGAGAAACGTAAATGTCTGGAGTCGTTGCTTACTTTCTATTGCTCGGTGGTGCCACAGGTGTTGCTCTGGCGCTCTTTTTTGGTTTGAAGGCTGTCAAATTGATTTAACAGGCACTTGGGATTGGGACTGGGGACTAAGACAAATGATCTCAATCACCAGTCCCCAATTCCTAATTCCCTATCTCTCGTCCAACTTTCATCAGTTCGGGAGCTTGCAGTGTACCCGCTCAGCTTCGCGGGTTACCGTCAGCAATCTTTCAGACAGCAGAGATTGGCGTACTATACCTATTGTTTTAGGCAAAACTCCTACCAACCGAGCGAGGACTTCATCAGGCAATTCGTCAATGAGTTGGGGGTCAAAGTACTGATAAAGCATAATCAACAGTCTTTTCGCTCGCTGCAATGGTACCCAAGTCTCCATTGCTTTATGAGTAAAAAGAATCCATTGTTGACGCAGTGCATAGGCTTTCTTGCGTTCAATCCGAGTTTCGGGATAGACGATAGAAACTTTGCCGATAGGAATGACTCGATTACATTTAAGGTCAAACACACTACCAACAGCAGCACCTGGCCCCGCCAGTTCTGAATGGTGAGGATTGCAAATAATCAGAGCATTGCCAGGAGTACCCTTGACTCTGAGTAGTTGACCAGTCCGCAA includes the following:
- a CDS encoding cytochrome b6-f complex subunit PetL, whose amino-acid sequence is MSGVVAYFLLLGGATGVALALFFGLKAVKLI